A region of Mycolicibacterium brumae DNA encodes the following proteins:
- a CDS encoding AMP-binding protein, which translates to MTRVALSRSQRNIYNGVLQDGDPRLYLIGRRYRFRPVGVAAVLSALKATIRANPIHLCVLEPNGDDYPALRRKLRAEDLVEVCADGAECAAAADLCAAWETGLAGAPLVRYIIRTSRDGAVCGLDAYCHHILLDGGGTGVVEEHLGRALAGDTDFASTAEGFSALQEAHRHEADRIDEALERLAAVTARELAADARADVVPAGQTPGHASRGVLTEVATVDGADYEALQALADEREVPLNVLVAAAAVAVDAGARSGTDILVVHAIDNRFGEAALDVASCLVNSIAQKVRFAPFDSVGDVVSGMDRGYVKALRRRWLREERYRRMYLAINRTTGVEALTLNFLAAPCAPALRPHLTEPPATTDIGPIESLTVAAVVDDVERRLQITIWNREDAPATTHRGVGERIAGALGSFATGWERPVAATVGQWQVLTDGGTLADGEQAAPAPGTAPAWFADPMRPAALDLSRLRPWLAWLEAAQTAPGEVLVLTDDNTDRTVDLLLACHLAGCAYSPCDTAEQAAARARRIAESGFAARVVHPAAVSLRLDVDDATAGRVAARLAAVAADPELSRRTAYVMPTSGSTGEPKLVRISHGALAGFCDGIGAAYGWGPSDTVLQCAPLTSDISVEEIFGAVSAGARLRRSTATRSGDLQALCRDLLSTRATVADLPTALWHLLCDDPDAIASLGGTALRQLVIGGEPVRSSAVDNWCKSPATAAISLISTYGPTETTVIASYLPLPPGHDPGVRSRLGRPLVANTVHIAFGEVVIIGELVAAGYLGADAEAFGAVVAADGTRWRAYATGDRVAVADGHPVFRGRRDALVKISGRRIDTADISRRIGADTEITDLAVEVADGALGVWFSTHRSRAEGADPATAARVRAVLAAAGVPSYFVAGIAAIPRKLGGKVDRTALPEPTGGSAAGDGEAERLAGALADLWGAALGRPIGVGSSLLDEGVGSLDLIKILPPTRQLLGWQLSIFDLISADTAANLAEATPNNATTMPQETVAEVDADMRAVERRRALPRVAAEPALTRSDTIVVLGASGTLGRGFAEAVLDARRSGATHPEVVLAMRSALPDGDPWSALASAPGVRLERMPQGFGPAQIDALLRDTGAAALVNCIGSADMLAPYADLRPANLDIVPITIDACLRRSVSLVHLSTSVLVDDVCAARVVDPRQAPYPYAAVKAVAELAMADAPEDLDFTMVRLPRVLGEPAQLAESNDILVSIVDACAALGARPLLSAREEVTTGRAAAQAILSRLADGDTLPRLGRDITALRGTVVDYREFLAGFADRAMDAAEWKHRLDTSSWARRHPQRWSIIDGWLSLGALLGGRTYAEFLAQRPAVELDIRSVTELQAPPGPLRELLGTVAPQNSGTFPS; encoded by the coding sequence GTGACCCGTGTTGCGCTGAGCCGGTCCCAGCGAAATATCTACAACGGCGTGCTACAGGACGGCGATCCGCGGTTGTACCTGATCGGCCGCCGCTACCGTTTCCGCCCCGTCGGGGTTGCTGCCGTGCTCTCGGCGCTGAAAGCAACGATCCGCGCGAACCCGATCCACCTGTGCGTGCTGGAACCCAACGGCGACGACTATCCCGCGCTGCGGCGCAAACTCCGCGCGGAGGACCTCGTCGAGGTCTGCGCCGACGGCGCCGAGTGCGCCGCCGCCGCGGATCTGTGCGCGGCCTGGGAAACCGGCCTGGCCGGAGCGCCGCTGGTCCGCTATATCATCCGAACGAGCCGCGACGGCGCGGTGTGCGGCCTGGACGCCTATTGCCACCACATCCTGCTCGACGGCGGGGGCACCGGCGTCGTCGAAGAACACCTCGGTCGAGCGCTGGCCGGTGACACCGACTTCGCCTCCACCGCCGAGGGGTTCAGCGCGCTGCAGGAGGCGCACCGGCACGAGGCGGACCGTATCGACGAGGCGCTGGAGCGGCTGGCCGCGGTGACCGCGCGCGAGTTGGCGGCCGACGCGCGAGCCGACGTTGTTCCCGCCGGACAGACACCCGGCCATGCCTCGCGCGGGGTGCTGACCGAGGTGGCCACCGTCGACGGCGCCGATTATGAGGCGTTGCAGGCGCTGGCCGACGAGCGCGAAGTCCCATTGAACGTGCTGGTCGCTGCGGCGGCGGTGGCGGTCGACGCGGGTGCGCGGTCGGGCACCGACATCCTCGTGGTGCACGCCATCGACAACCGATTCGGCGAGGCGGCGCTGGACGTCGCCTCCTGCTTGGTCAACTCGATCGCCCAGAAGGTCCGGTTTGCGCCGTTCGACTCCGTCGGCGACGTGGTTTCGGGAATGGACCGCGGCTACGTCAAAGCGCTGCGGCGGCGATGGTTGCGCGAGGAGCGGTACCGCCGGATGTATCTGGCGATCAACCGGACCACCGGCGTCGAGGCGCTGACACTGAATTTCCTGGCCGCGCCGTGCGCGCCGGCGCTGCGCCCGCATTTGACCGAACCGCCGGCGACCACCGATATCGGCCCGATCGAAAGCCTGACCGTCGCCGCCGTCGTCGACGACGTCGAGCGCCGGCTGCAGATCACAATCTGGAACCGGGAGGACGCGCCGGCGACGACGCACCGCGGGGTCGGCGAACGGATCGCCGGAGCGCTGGGCTCCTTCGCCACCGGCTGGGAACGCCCAGTCGCCGCGACCGTCGGGCAGTGGCAGGTGCTGACCGACGGCGGGACCCTGGCCGACGGAGAGCAGGCCGCCCCGGCGCCGGGGACGGCCCCGGCATGGTTCGCCGATCCGATGCGCCCGGCCGCATTGGACCTCTCCCGGCTGCGACCCTGGCTGGCCTGGCTGGAGGCCGCGCAGACCGCGCCCGGCGAAGTGCTGGTGCTCACCGACGACAACACCGACCGGACCGTGGACCTGCTGCTGGCGTGTCACCTCGCCGGCTGCGCGTACAGCCCGTGCGACACCGCCGAGCAGGCGGCGGCACGCGCCCGGCGGATCGCGGAGTCCGGTTTCGCGGCCCGCGTGGTGCACCCCGCGGCCGTGTCGTTGCGGCTCGACGTCGACGACGCCACGGCCGGCCGGGTCGCCGCGCGGCTCGCGGCGGTCGCCGCCGACCCCGAGCTGAGCCGGCGGACCGCCTACGTCATGCCGACCTCGGGATCCACCGGCGAACCGAAGCTGGTGCGGATCAGCCACGGCGCGCTGGCCGGGTTCTGCGACGGGATCGGGGCCGCCTACGGCTGGGGGCCGTCGGACACGGTGCTGCAGTGCGCGCCGTTGACCTCCGACATCAGCGTCGAGGAGATCTTCGGGGCGGTGTCCGCCGGCGCCCGGCTGCGCCGGTCCACCGCCACCCGTTCCGGCGATCTCCAGGCCCTGTGCCGCGACCTGCTGTCCACCCGGGCGACCGTGGCGGACCTGCCGACAGCACTGTGGCACCTGCTGTGCGACGACCCGGACGCGATCGCGAGCCTGGGCGGCACTGCGCTGCGCCAGCTGGTCATAGGCGGTGAGCCGGTTCGCAGCAGCGCCGTCGACAATTGGTGCAAATCTCCTGCCACCGCGGCGATTTCGCTGATCTCCACCTACGGTCCCACCGAGACGACGGTGATCGCCAGCTATCTTCCGCTGCCGCCCGGACATGACCCCGGCGTGCGCTCACGGCTGGGCCGCCCGCTGGTCGCAAACACCGTCCACATCGCCTTCGGCGAGGTCGTCATCATCGGCGAGCTGGTCGCCGCCGGGTATCTCGGCGCCGACGCTGAGGCGTTCGGCGCCGTCGTGGCCGCCGACGGAACCCGGTGGCGCGCCTACGCCACCGGCGACCGGGTGGCCGTCGCCGACGGCCACCCGGTGTTCCGCGGGCGCCGGGACGCGCTGGTGAAGATATCCGGGCGCCGGATCGACACCGCCGACATCAGCCGGCGCATCGGCGCCGACACCGAAATCACCGATCTCGCGGTGGAGGTCGCCGACGGCGCCCTGGGCGTGTGGTTCAGCACCCATCGCAGTCGCGCCGAGGGCGCGGATCCGGCCACCGCCGCCCGGGTCCGGGCGGTCCTGGCCGCGGCGGGGGTGCCCTCGTACTTCGTGGCCGGCATCGCCGCCATCCCCCGAAAGCTCGGTGGGAAGGTGGACCGGACCGCGTTGCCGGAACCGACCGGCGGCAGCGCGGCGGGGGACGGCGAAGCCGAACGGCTCGCGGGCGCACTGGCCGACCTATGGGGCGCCGCGCTCGGCAGGCCGATCGGCGTCGGATCTTCGCTGCTCGACGAAGGTGTCGGCTCGCTGGACCTGATCAAGATCCTGCCCCCCACCCGGCAGCTCCTCGGCTGGCAGCTGTCCATCTTCGATCTGATCAGCGCCGACACCGCGGCCAACCTCGCCGAGGCCACGCCGAACAACGCGACCACCATGCCACAGGAGACCGTCGCCGAGGTTGACGCCGACATGCGGGCCGTCGAGCGGCGGCGCGCGCTGCCGCGCGTCGCCGCCGAACCGGCGCTCACCCGATCCGACACGATCGTGGTGCTCGGCGCGTCGGGCACCCTGGGACGCGGCTTCGCCGAGGCTGTGCTGGACGCACGCCGAAGCGGCGCCACGCACCCGGAGGTGGTGCTGGCGATGCGCTCGGCGCTGCCCGACGGAGATCCCTGGTCGGCGCTGGCGAGCGCCCCCGGAGTGCGGCTGGAGCGGATGCCGCAGGGTTTCGGCCCGGCGCAGATCGACGCGCTGCTGCGCGACACCGGCGCGGCCGCCCTGGTCAATTGCATCGGCAGCGCCGACATGCTGGCCCCGTACGCCGACCTGCGTCCGGCCAATCTGGACATCGTCCCCATCACCATCGACGCCTGCCTGCGCCGGTCGGTGAGCCTGGTGCACCTGTCCACTTCGGTGCTGGTCGACGATGTCTGCGCGGCGCGCGTCGTGGATCCCCGCCAGGCCCCCTATCCGTACGCGGCGGTCAAGGCGGTGGCCGAGTTGGCGATGGCCGACGCCCCCGAGGATCTCGACTTCACCATGGTGCGGCTGCCCCGAGTGCTCGGCGAGCCCGCCCAGCTGGCCGAGTCGAACGACATCCTGGTGTCGATTGTCGACGCCTGCGCCGCGCTCGGGGCCCGGCCGCTGCTGTCGGCACGGGAAGAGGTGACGACCGGGCGGGCTGCGGCGCAGGCGATCTTGAGCCGATTGGCCGACGGGGACACCCTGCCTCGGCTGGGCCGCGACATCACCGCTCTGCGCGGCACGGTGGTCGACTACCGCGAGTTCCTGGCCGGTTTCGCCGATCGGGCGATGGACGCCGCCGAGTGGAAACACCGCCTGGACACCAGTTCGTGGGCGCGCCGCCACCCGCAGCGCTGGTCCATCATCGATGGCTGGCTGTCCCTGGGCGCGCTGCTCGGCGGCCGCACCTACGCCGAGTTCCTGGCCCAGCGTCCCGCGGTCGAACTCGACATCCGGTCGGTCACCGAGCTCCAAGCGCCCCCCGGCCCGCTGCGGGAGCTGCTGGGGACAGTCGCGCCGCAGAACTCGGGAACTTTCCCGTCGTGA
- a CDS encoding heavy-metal-associated domain-containing protein — MTELAAPQDEMASRRIELDVTGMTCVMCARRLEKALNRIGGVRATVKIATKIASVDAAPGVTVEQLRQAVERAGYQAAERIEITSPIADPDDADRRGPLRALLRWMSRTVAIVTGWTR, encoded by the coding sequence TTGACCGAGTTGGCAGCTCCGCAGGATGAAATGGCCAGCCGCCGCATCGAATTGGATGTGACCGGCATGACGTGCGTGATGTGCGCACGACGCCTGGAGAAAGCCCTGAACAGGATTGGCGGCGTGCGCGCCACGGTCAAGATCGCCACCAAGATCGCCTCCGTCGACGCCGCGCCGGGCGTCACCGTCGAACAGCTGCGCCAGGCGGTGGAGCGCGCCGGATACCAGGCCGCCGAGCGGATCGAAATCACCTCGCCCATCGCCGATCCCGACGACGCAGATCGGAGAGGCCCCCTGCGCGCGTTGCTTCGGTGGATGTCCAGGACGGTTGCGATTGTCACAGGATGGACCAGATGA